Genomic window (Nymphaea colorata isolate Beijing-Zhang1983 chromosome 1, ASM883128v2, whole genome shotgun sequence):
AGCCGTTTTCTGGCAATGCCATCAATCTCCTCTTACTTCTCCCACCTCCTAGTTGTCCCCCAAAACCCAAACCTATCTGAGCATCGTAGTCTGTATCGATCATCGTTTTCTTAAGTCCCCAATCCCAAATTTAGGCTATACACCAACTGTTTGTTGTATTGAATCATCTAGCCAACTCGCCCCCTTTCtgcaccccccccccctttctctctcgttGCTGCTGTAGTCTTATCCCAGACCCTTCTTCGAAAGCCCTTAAGTCATTCGTCAGGGGGACTACACGTCCCAGCCCAGATCGATCTCCATACGGTAGCTCAAGGCATGCCCTGCAACTGTTCTAGGAAAGGTCCATCGACCTGATTCAGGTGCATATCTAAAAATGAGAGTTTATGCATGTGAGAACAAAAGTGAGAGTCcttctttgtttatttatacTAAAATTTGAAAGGAAGGGGGTTTTACCTCTTCTCGTTTCAGAATGCATCTGTTCCCCTTCAATAGCTAATGACCAGAGAAATTGATTAAGTATATTTTCAACCCATATTGAACCAGAAGAAGAGAACATATAAAGGAAAGACACAAGTAGTCAATAGACGCTACAAATAAGAAAACCACACAATGTGTAAgcttccctctctcttctttcctcctTCATATTGGTTTCTAAGTGCATCAAGTAAACCAGCAGGTTCTGGCTAATTTACATGgatatttttctcttctttgatgTCCTTTCCTGCAGATTAACATCATAGTGCCTGTCCGAGCAGAGATCAAGTAACATACATCAGTCACGTGCCTGTCCCTTTCCTATCAAAATCAAAGGGTAAGAGATACAGATAGAGAGGCACAGTATGGCAGCGGCTGTGACCACAGGCAGCAGCCCTAATGAAGAACAAGGTGATGGTGGCACGAATCCTCGTCCTCAGCTTTCTTGCACCAAATGCTTCGACGCTTTATGGTTTTGTTACTGTGAGTTCTCTTTTATTGTGTCTTTGTTATCTTATCACTTGTTGGATTTATTTAATTAGGAACATGAGCCTGCATAGGAAattggtaaaaaagaaaagaaaagaaaaaacctctTCACAAATCCTGGAAAAGGTTCCGGAAGGGCTCGTTTCATCCCCTTCGTGAATGCTTGCTTCCAATTGACATGTCTGATGTAAGATTAGATTGGGGCATCATCCTTTTAGCAAAGTCAATTGGGTATCTTGTGATCGTTGCAATTCTATGGAGGCTTCCAATCTAAACAATAAACATTATGTTGTCATTGGGAATAATTCCTCTCTATGCATATCTTGATCATCTATGATCAGGAAGCAAACTTTTTGTTCACATAACCGTTTTAATTTTTACTTGGTATAATTTGTTGTTCTTGAACTAGTACATCCTGTACTGCTGATGACAGTTAAGTAGCTCTGGCCTTTGTTTTCACATTTCTTGTAATGTTTAATATGTTATTCCAACATTTGGTTTTCAGACTTGCTGTCTGATGTGTTGTTATTTCAAAAAGGGAGAGCAGGAGAAGTTTTTCTCCTAAAATTTTTCTTGGTAAAGGATTTTCTGTTCAAATATTTCTCAGGAAAGCCAGGGGTTGTTCTTGCAGAGTTGGGCCTCAGCCGATAGATGGACAGCCATGGTTCGAGTCCTATGGACATCAACTTTCTGCATAAGCTTGAGCATATATTGGCCTGGGACAGAGTTTTCCTGGCATGTGCAATTTCCTGTGTAACCAATCAGAAGTATTTCCCAAGgaaaaagttaataaaaaaagtGTACTCCTTTATCAGAAAAAAAGCGGGTCGGGTATGGTAGCAAAGCTGTTTGGTTATAAACCTTTTGAGGGCTACCTCATTTTCATCTTAAAATAGGAAATATTTGATTAATTGGTGAAGATATTGATGGTTCAGCTTAACCGTTGGATCCTTGGCTTATGTATTGATTCCATGTTTACAAATTTATCTAGATGCGGAGTGAAGTATGATCAGCTATCTGATGTTTGTGAGCTTTTGTAAATAGTAGCCAGCAACAAAGGTGACATTTGTAGATTCCCATTGATTTTTACAAATAGTGCCTCAAATCCACTTTTTTAACATTTGGTGACATGGAAAAGAGTGTTTCCTTATGGAATAAGGATGCTGAGCTTGCAGATCTCAGGTTGTTGACTGTGTACCCTTTCCTAATAACAATTTTACTGCGGTTCTGTAAACAAAGGATTGTGCAGTTCTGGTTATGAACTTTGATTTCTTGAACAAGGTGTCTGCATTTGTTAGCTTTTTTTAGAAATAGGAGATGAGGtggagatgaaaatgaaaatggaaggGAGTGGATTTGAACGTCCAGTCCAGGAAGTAGTTGAAGATAGCGCTTCTCCACTCATGTACATTGTTAACTCTCAAATCTTCCAATGGCGAAACCAGTGCATGCCATAGGTGGAAGGCATTAATCATTATATGCTTCCTCAATCTCTCCTTTCAGTTCTTGCTCCTAGGGGAGCCTTAATAATAATATAGCTAAAATCAGTATGGTAGATTGGATTCCATTAAGTTCCTTCAGATATCAAACTTGGCTCTTCtcattcttttggtttctttggGCTGCTTATCTTATAAGATGACAATTACTTGATATACCATGAAAAGATATTCTATAGCATGCATCTAAGAATAATTTGTGGATTTGTTTTTGTGGTGTTGTTCAAGTTATTAACTTTGCGGTTTTGGCAGCTCCTGTCTATCAGATGAAACAATATTATCGGTATGGGGTGTTTGATAACTGCTCTGATAAGTGGAATGCTCTTTTTGACTGTTTTCAACTTAAAACAAAAAGGTCATCTGAAGTGCAGGTTAGTTCTCATATCATGACTCAAGTGTCGAGtgccaaattttttatataatccTCTGTGGAGTCCAAAAAACCTCTTCAATCTTATGTCTGCCTCAGCCTGTTCCATTTGCATTGTCTTGGAGGGTTCTTATTCTTGACATGGGCTTAGTCTGCTCAAAACATTTTATCTGCCAGAGTGAATTGGAAATGTTCTTTAAATCACTGGTAGATGAAATGTTGATCCAAGTGTTAGTGTTAGTTTCATCAATCTCCTTTCAACAATCTCCTGACAGACCATTAACCTGCAAAATCgtgttttctttcataattaACCTCCATCTTTGCTTTCAGCACCAAATTTCCAATTTCAGGATgcttttctcattgattttgaGTTGGTAAAATTTGATTGCTGGCTAACGTTTTTGCGCTGCATAAGttgtttttttgtcattgtttagTGCATTGTGGTTACCAGTTTGTGCCTCATTTGAGATTTTTTACCAGTGTAGATGGTTGATCACAAGTATAATGTGACTGGCTGGTCATGGCTGGATTTGTTTAGAGATAGAGGAACTAAAATGATGGCATTTCACGCCAACTACTAGCATCATTTAGAGGATATTTGTTTCAGCATTTCATGGACAGCAAAATGACTCTGTTCATGCATTTCATTGCATCTTTCAGAATGTTGAGATCTTGTTCTGCCTATAAATGCTGCGAAATAGACACTCCAAATTATGGTGAAGTGTTCATTCTGCTCGACGCAAACGTGCCCCTAGATGGGTTCTATGTGTCGTGGAATGTTGAAATGGCATTCTCATGTGGAATGTTGAAATGGCATTCTGCCTAGCGTGACATGGATGCTCCATGTCATAAACATTCATGCCACTTGACACAGACTGTTTCTCTTGGGGTTGCATTTGTTCTTCGTGCTCCTGGCGTTCCAACATCTCTTAATCTTTATTGCAACTAAAAAACGTGGTTTCTTTGGAACAGGAAATTCTTGAATCCCGAGAGAAAAGCAAGCCACATATCTGGTCCTACCGGACACCAGAAGAGGCATCTGTGCATTGGAAGGAACTTTTTGGCAATGTCAACGATCCTTAGTGATTTTTATGCTTGATCCTTTTGTAGCGAGGAAATTTTGCATCTGTTGCTTCCTGCCTTTGGAGCCACCGACGTGCTTTCCGTCTTGACTTGGTTCACTTTCCGCTGGAGGAAAACATTTTACGGTATTAACGGGATGGTTTTGGTTGTTTCTTCCACTTTAAAGATACTCCAATGAATTCTTTGACCGAATATTGGTCTGTCTTCACTTTTGAAAGTTTTATTTGTTAATTACTTTTTGATAGGCTCTACTGTAATATATGCACTCTATTGTACTGTTTCAAGGGATCCTTTCCAGTGCAAGATGGCTGAGAGGTCACGCATGGTTTCTTCGCGGTTGCTTTGGAGCAGTTTGTCGCTTAGTTTATTCCTTGCGTTAAATCTGGAAAGAAATCCCCCTACACCCTTTAAATTCAAAGGCGttctaaaattcatatttgtGAATTTAATTCTACTCGGACTATACGCGTGATGTTtcataaatgtaaaaaaaactgATGCCCATAAAATTTTGTCAAGACGACAACTTTTTACTTACGTGTCGACTAATACAACTCGATTATTAATTCAGACTCATGGGCAGGTGGACATAGGTTGATGGAATCCTTGATCGGTCCCATATATTTCATCCACTGtgtcatgaatctgcccaattTTTTAGGGCAGATTTATGGAAGAATTACCCCCTAATGGATTCAGTATAGCTGGTTGGGCTACTAGTCACTGATTTGCTGGAGGTGTCAACCCCTATTGTAAGCTTGAACAAACAATGTTATGGGACAAGGgtattattagcaataaacaacATAGTCAATCGTTCGGGTTTTATGCAACAAAGTCTCCTAATCTGActgcagtttttcttttccctgaaaacaaaaaagcgAACTATTCTGCAGCCTAAATTTGAAGTGACAAAATATGTTGTTTGCTAGCATATTGATGGGAGGGTCAACAATTCTGTTTCATTTGCTTTCATAAGTTTCATCTTTAAAAGCTTTGGAAATATATTGTGACATTGATTCCATTCAAGTTAAAGCTTTAAATTATTGGTCGTCCATAGCTTATTTTGGTTGAAAAATGTGGCTGATTCATTCAAGTTTGACCAGTCAAAAAGTTTAAAGTAccagaaaattttaaacatttatgAACCTGCTTTTTACAATGTTAAAACACTAGCATGAGTATATACCATATCATAAATttgaataattatatttttttgtaacaTGTTAGTGAAAAAGGCTAATAAAAACATGGTTTCTTACCCTCCTTAAAAAAACGTCGTTTAAATGCATAATACATGAGTTCAACCAATTGTAATAATTGGATTTACTCCCATACAGGCTTCTAACGTGGTGGATCTCAACCCACCCCTTAATGACTTTAGTTTTagcttaaaaaattaaaaaccaagAATTAATCATTTAATCCCTTAAAAAGATTTTCATCAATTTTCAGTACAAATTAAACTTAGTTCCATATCGAGGTGTTATAATCCACTTCCCTAAGAAATGCGTCTACGTAAATCAAGCCTAAGCGTTCAAGGCATAAAATGACCTAACAGCGCACGCCTCGTGGGGATGGGATGGGGCGTCCGCGTCTGTACGATGTGTTGTCGTGCGTGAAGCGTGCTGTTCGTTTTTGTTAACAACGCCTTGTTTTCGGAAGTAGACGTCGATTTTCACCTGAAGGCTTATTAGTTCTCGATCGCCTTGGAAAACACTTTCTTTCTCTGACAAATGGATCTGCAGCAACAGCCACTTTCTCTTCAATGCCTTTCTCCCTGTCTCTGCGAACCCATCAACTATTCGGCGacccttcttcttttccaaccaCCCGGCAAACTGGTGAGTTTCATATTGCGacctctgtctctctgtctgtctgcctatctctctctctctgtgctgaTGGGCCGCCGGCGAGCAGGCCTTCCTCTTTTTATCTCTGCTGCACCAAGGGCCTGGCTGACAGCCTTCGCCTTTCTCTATAgttattcttttttcaattgttgtgttttgctttcttttgctAAATGTAATGTTGTTGAATTGTTCTCTGGGACAAAATAGAGTCAACACCCAATTCTTTCCGCTATTCCTCATCTCTGGATtgggttttttttgttgtaatgtAAGAATTTGATGCTCGCTTCCCCttcattttctctattttttcagGAAGAAGATTATTTTTCAATAGTCGGATTGTTGTTAAGAGGTGTGAAATTGGTTCCCTTTAAATTAAGTAGTaaaaatattattcatttaaaaGTACTATCGTATAATGATAATGATAGTGATCACTGAACGGAATCGATAGTATACCAGGTTCTTACATCATTATTTTAGACGCTATaaagtttttttaatcttaaaatGCATAtcataatacttttttttttatttgtagcCAATTTAACTGGTCACGAAAAATACCGGAGCTTTACCGAAAAAACCTTATCTAAAGTTCAAATTTTCCAccttgaaatgagaaaaaagagaagaaaagggcaGTCTATGATAATCAGCAGTATTTTTAGATCTGAATCCATGACTGGATCTGAGTCCGGATACAAACCGGCTTCATTCCTCGAGGGCAACCGCAGGTACTCAGAAAGAGCGGCGGCCGCTGTGAAGGGAAGTGTTATCCCGGGGTGTTTCTGAGGTTTACGAGTCCACGAGTGCAAAGCCGCAACCCTCCACAcctccttgctctctctctctctctctttctcgttgAGCCTTTGAGGCAGTAGTGAAGGTTGGTAGGAGGAGTCAATGGCGAAAGGAGACGACGCCAAAAGGAAGAAGCGGAACAAGGCGTTGCGCAAGAGGATGCGTAAGGATGCCCCTGTCTCCGCTCGCATCGCTTCCGCCATTGCTTCCAAGCGGCGCCGCAAGGCTGGCAAACGTCGAATCTGTGAGGTTGTTTCGCAATCCCCcttctcgtctctctctcttctctgcgTTCGTTACTTTGACTGATTCAGTTGCATCTGATATTCTTGACCAACTTATTCGTTGTCATTGGTAAATCAGCACAACCATGGCCATCGACCATGTTGTGTGCATCTAGTCTTGTTAGAAAATGAATTGCTGAAGTGCTACTCAGGGCGAGATTCTTATTGCGCTTACTTTATTTGTTAAAGTTCAAAGAAAGtccttttatcttttcttttctgacgTTGGTTCtgtatttgtctttttttgtcTTAAGTTATCGCAGAATGTATGTGGACCATTCTTTCCGATTGCAGTAATTAAATTCTTCTCTACGTATTTGCAGGGCATGTGTTTTAGCGCCCCAACACTTGAGGACCCATTCAATGAGAGAAACAATGTGAAAACTGACTGTGGGAGAAAACGGAGGAAGCTTGCCCATCAAAAAAATGATTTAGATCCCTTGCTCTCGGTTCATAAAAAGCTTCCATCAAATTGTAAATTTGGAAAGGTGCTCAATGAAGATCTGAAAGAAAAGCGAGCGATGAGCTCCATGAATATTCAGAATAAGTCACCATTGACTGCTGCCCGCATGGCAGAAGGGCAGAGTATTATGGATGATCAAGATAAGTCTACAAGAAAGATGGTTGTAGTGAATGGAGGTGCCGCTACTCAAGGAAGGCTCTATAGAAGCTCAGATGGTCTACCAAAGTTCCTGATTTTATGCTTGAGTGCCATACAAAATTCGTGGGCACATGATGGCTTGGAAAAGTCTCTCTTTTCCAACTCGTGGGGTTCTGAATTCTGGAAAGCCTGTTCTGATGGGTTGGATATTCTGGGGATAGGTGAAAGTTGTTCTGGAAAAGAGCAAATTGCCTGGTTAGCGTCCACCTTTGCTGATATTGTCACtgcaagagagaaagaaggtgCATCAATTGACAGTCCATTTCTTTTGTTCCTGGTTCCCTCCAAAGAACGAGCCGTTGAGGTTTGTTCGtatcttaattttcatttttttttctcttatttttgaaatgttaGTTAACTAACTTTTTTAGTAAAATGAGTTTAAAATGTTGACCACTTTTTAATAATATCCCTAGTTTGATCTTGCTATGGTTATCCTACCTActagtttcttaatttttcccTTCTTAGATATGAATGGAAATGATTGTTTTTTCATTGTGATggttttctcttcattttctggTCCTCAGTGTCTGAAATGTGCAGCACATGTTGTAGTATTTTTCCTTGACGGTTCATGACTGACTACTTCTGAAACTTCAGGTCCGGCTGCTATTCAAGCCACTTAAAGCTCTTGGAATTCACACAGTGAGCATACATTGTGGAGCCTCACTTGAACATCAAGTTCACGGGTAATTCTTGTACACAATGACATCAGTTCTGCAGATGTCTTAGAAAAAGTAACTTGTGGTATAATGCGTAATCTTGATCATGGAACTGCTCTTTTGAACTCAATTAACGCAAGAAGCCATAaaagagataaagaaagaaataagggaacaaaagaagaaggattagagaaaaaagaaatggagattCTTGTTGACCATG
Coding sequences:
- the LOC116246188 gene encoding uncharacterized protein LOC116246188; this translates as MAAAVTTGSSPNEEQGDGGTNPRPQLSCTKCFDALWFCYSPVYQMKQYYRYGVFDNCSDKWNALFDCFQLKTKRSSEVQEILESREKSKPHIWSYRTPEEASVHWKELFGNVNDP
- the LOC116256569 gene encoding ATP-dependent RNA helicase DBP3, which translates into the protein MAKGDDAKRKKRNKALRKRMRKDAPVSARIASAIASKRRRKAGKRRICEGMCFSAPTLEDPFNERNNVKTDCGRKRRKLAHQKNDLDPLLSVHKKLPSNCKFGKVLNEDLKEKRAMSSMNIQNKSPLTAARMAEGQSIMDDQDKSTRKMVVVNGGAATQGRLYRSSDGLPKFLILCLSAIQNSWAHDGLEKSLFSNSWGSEFWKACSDGLDILGIGESCSGKEQIAWLASTFADIVTAREKEGASIDSPFLLFLVPSKERAVEVRLLFKPLKALGIHTVSIHCGASLEHQVHGLKSCEPEFLICTPGRLLELISLKSLEISHVSLLVIDGLECFVNSGIVAKLLSIRQLVSGNPQTIILSPSYGNSSFLAVQSLIKAPIKKLPLDNSVISQSMCILQLSYFCDSEDEKISKAIGLLKELQANQLPFPRHCVYIARIASEEHALVTSLRREGYSISSVSDIVLRQKSFSHINQHSDRAIAVSVVTKEEICKVDVGELETIVFVNLPTSIDEYTQVLAGMARHSVQGVLHSFYSKADASLAGPLINVLEQCQQVVPESLRLLADAHSEVGPA